A segment of the Sphingomicrobium flavum genome:
CATGTCGAAGCGCTTCAATTCGATGCCTAGGATCATCGACAGCTGGCGCGCCACCTCGGTTTTGCCGACGCCGGTGGGGCCGCTGAACAGATAATTGCCGATGGGCTTGTTGGGCTCGCGCAGCCCCGCCCGCGCCAGCTTGATGGCGCTGGCCAGCTTCTCGATGGCGATATCCTGGCCGAACACCACGCGCTTGAGATCGGCTTCCAGCGTCTCGAGCACGCGCTTGTCGTCGCTAGACACCGATTTGGGCGGGATGCGCGCCATGGTGGCGACCACAGCCTCGATCTCGGCGACATTGATGGTCTTGCGCCGCTTAGACACAGGCTTGAGCATCTGCATCGCGCCGACTTCATCGATCACGTCGATGGCCTTGTCGGGCAGCTTGCGGTCATGAATGTAGCGATCCGACAGCTCCACCGCCGACTTGATGGCATCGGGGGTGTAGCGCACGCCGTGATGCTCCTCGAAATTGCTTCGCAGTCCCATCAGGATCTGGATCGTCTCGTCCACCGTGGGTTCGGTCACGTCGATCTTCTGGAACCGGCGCAGCAGCGCGCGATCCTTTTCGAAGTGATTGCGGAATTCCTTGTAGGTGGTCGACCCGATGCAGCGGATCGCGCCCGAGGACAGAGCGGGCTTCAGCAAGTTGGATGCATCCATCGCCCCGCCGCTGGTCGCGCCGGCACCGATGACGGTATGGATTTCGTCGATGAAGAGGATCGCATCGGGCATCTTCTCCAGCTCGGTCACCACCTGCTTCAATCGCTCCTCGAAATCGCCGCGATAGCGCGTGCCCGCCAGCAATGCGCCCATGTCGAGCGCATAGATGACCGCGTCGTTGAGCACTTCGGGCACATCGCCCTCGATGATCTTGCGCGCCAGGCCCTCGGCAATTGCCGTTTTGCCCACGCCCGGATCACCCACATAAAGTGGGTTGTTCTTCGAACGGCGGCACAGGATCTGCACCGTGCGGTCGACCTCGTCGCCGCGCCCGATCAGCGGGTCGATCTTGCCGTCGCGCGCCTTCTTGTTGAGGTTGACGGTGAATTGCTGGAGCGCGCTCTCCTTCTTCTCGCCCGCCTTGATCTCGACCTTCTCGTCGGGCCGGTCATCGTCATCGTCCGACTGCGGCCCGGGCTCCGCGCTCGAACCCTTGCCGACGCCATGCGAAATGAAGGTCACCGCGTCGAGGCGGCTCATATCCTGCTGCTGCAGGAAATAGACGGCATAGCTTTCGCGTTCGGAAAAGAGCGCAACCAGCATATTGCCGCCGGTCACTTCATCGCGGCCCGATGACTGGACGTGCAGGATGGCGCGCTGGACGACGCGGTTGAACCCGCTCGTCGCCGTCGGCTCGGTCGCGGTATCGTTGACCAAAGCGCCCAATTCATTGTCGAGATAGGTTTTCACCGCCGCGCGCAGATCCTCGCGGTCCACCCCGCAGGCGACCATCACCTGGGCGGCATCGGGATCGTCGATCAACGCAATCAGCAGATGTTCTAGCGTTGCATATTCATGCCGGCGGCGGCGCGCCTCTTCGAAGGCGCGGTGCAGTGTCTCTTCAAGCTGGGGCGCGAAAATGGCCATTCAGTATTTCTCCTTGGTCCCAACCAACATCGGGACGGGTGGGGAGGGGTTCAAGGTCACTCGCCGCTGCACAGGCTCAACTCTTCTTGAACAGCGCGTCGGCGGCCGAAAGATGGCTCGACTTGCCGGCCTTATGGGCTTCGACACGGACAATCTCCGCCCTCAGCCTTGCCACCCTCTTGTCGAGCTCGTCGAGCGACAGGGGGTCGAGATCCTCGCGGCCAATTTCGACGATCGGCTCACCGGGCTTGAAATCGTCTTCATCATCCATGTCGAGCAGCGTTGACCCTCATGCCGCCCAAGTCAATAAGTCGAATCGCCGATCCTGAAACGGAGATGTTTGTGCCCCTGCCCGACGTGATGCGTGCCGTAGCGATTGCCGAGGCTGGCGGCCCGGAAATGCTGCGTATCGAACAGCGACCATTGCCCCATCCGGGGCCGGAAGAAGTGCTGATCAAGGTGGCGGCCGCGGGGGTGAACCGCCCCGACATTCTCCAGCGCATGGGCCTTTATCCGCCGCCGCCCGGCGCCAGCGACATTCCAGGCCTGGAAGTGGCGGGCGAAGTGGTCGATGCCGGCCAATTGGCGCGCCAGCTGACGGGCAAGCGTGTCTGCGCACTAGTGCCAGGCGGCGGCTATGCCGATTATTGCGTGGCGGACATGGGCAGCTGCCTCATCGTGCCTGAAGTGCTGACCAGCGAAGAAGCCGCCGCGATGCCGGAAACGCTTTTCACCGTCTGGGTCAATCTGTTCGAGCGCGGCTTTGCCGCAGAAGGCGACAAGGTGCTGGTCCATGGCGGCACCAGTGGCATCGGCACGATGGCGATCAAGCTGGCGGGTCTGTTCGGGCTCGACATTGCGGTCACCTGCGGCAGCGATGACAAATGCGCCGCCGCGCTCGACCATGGGGCGCAGCTGGCGATCAATTACAAGGACAGCGATTTCGTCGATGCCATCGACCGCTGGACCGGGGGCAGGGGCGTGGATGTGGTGCTCGACATGGTCGGCGGCGACTATCTGCCGCGCAACCTGGCCTGCCTTGCCGATGATGGCCGCCATGTCTCGATCGCCTTTCAGCGCGGCAAGGAGGCGAGTGTCGACATCATGGACATGATGCGCCGCCGCCTGACGTTGACAGGATCGACGCTGAGAGCCCGCGAACAGGCCTTCAAGACAATGGTGGCCGACGAATTGCGCGCCCATGTCTGGCCCTATGTCGAAGGAGGCAGGCTGAAGCCCGTGATGGACCAGAGCTTCGCCCTGGAAGACGCCGCCAAGGCTCATGCCCGCATGCAGGCGGGCGATCATGTCGGCAAGATCGTGCTGGTGACCGGCTAGGGTTTCCGAAACACCCGGCTGTCCTTCACCTGCATCAGCGAGAAGCTGGTATCGATGGCCGACACGCCCGGGATTTCGTGGATTTCCTCGCGCATGAAGCGCTCGTAATCCTGCAGGCTGGCAGCCATCACGCGCAGGAGGTAATCGGCGCTGCCGGTCAGCAAATGGCATTCGATGACCTCGGGCAGCGCACGGATCGCGGCTTCGAATGTATCCACCACATCGCGCTTGTGCCGCTTGAGCGTGATGCGCACGAACAGGGTCAGCGGCAAGCCATATTTTTGCTGGTCCACCACTGCGGCATAGCCCTTGATGACACCCGCCTCTTCCAGCTGGCGGATGCGCCGCAGGCAGGGGGAAGGGGACAGGTTGACCTTCTCCGCAAGTGCAAGATTGGATTGGCGACCGTCCGCCTGCAATTCACGAATGATGGCAATATCTGTCTTATCGAGCTTCATACTTAGCATAATATGCCAAGTTACGCGAAAATCATAGTATTGTTTGATAGCACCTGTCGTGCTTTGCGACCTATAATGCTCCCATGGCCACAAAGTTCATCGAAGCGCTCGTACGCGCGCAGCAGGATACCGCAATGCACAAGGCGGTTGATCATGATTTCTCCACGCTGGCGATCCATGCCGGCTATGACCCGGCCGATGAACAGGGCGCGCTCTGCCCGCCGCTGCACCTGTCGTCGACCTTCACCACCCCCGATGCGCAGCTGCTCGGAGATCGATTTGCAGGCGAAGCGCAGGGCCATATATATTCGCGCATTTCCAATCCCACCGTCGCCTTGCTGGAAGAGCGGATGGCCGTGCTGGAGGGCGCCGAAGCCGCGCTCGGCACCGGCTCGGGCATGGGCGCGATCAGCGCTGCGCTGTGGACGCTGCTTGAGCCCGGTGACGAAATCATCGCCGACAGCACGCTCTATGGCTGCACCTTCGCGCTGCTGAACCATGGTCTTGCCAAATTCGGCATCAAGGTGCGCCATGTCGACCTGTCCGATCCGCAGGCGCTGGCCGATGTGATCAGCGACAAGACGCGCATCGTCTATTTCGAAACGCCGGCCAATCCCAACATGCGGATCGTCGATATCGCCGCCATCAGCGCGATTGCCCGCGCGGCAGGTGCCATCACGCTGGTCGACAATACCTATGCCACGCCTTACCTCACCCGCCCGATCGGTTTTGGCGCGGACCTGGTGGTGCATAGCGCCACCAAATATCTTGGCGGTCACGGCGATGTCGTCGCCGGTGTCGTGGCGGGCTCGAAAGAGCTGATCGACCGCATTCGCATGGAGGGCCTCAAGGACATGACCGGATCGGTCATGAACCCCTTTGCTGCCATGCTGGTGCTGCGCGGCGTGAAGACGCTGCCTCTTCGCATGAATCGCCATTCGTCCAGCGCCGCCATCATCGCCCGCTGGCTCGATGACCATGCCAATGTCGCTGCCGTCCATTTTCCGGGCCTCGATAGCCATGCCGGCCATGCCATCGCGCGCCGTCAGATGGCCGATTTCGGCGGCATGATCGCGTTTGAACTGAAGGGCGGCAAGCAGGCCGGTCTCGACCTTATCGCGGGTCTCGATCTCATCCATTGCGCGGTCAGCCTGGGCGATGCGGAAACGCTGATCCAGCATCCCGCCTCGATGACCCATTCGACCTATACGTCCGAGGAACGCGCGCTCCACGGCATCTCCGAAGGGCTGGTGCGTCTCTCGATTGGTCTTGAGGCGCCCGAAGATCTCATCGCCGATCTTGATAAAGCGCTCGCCTGACCCTTGCCCTTCGGCGCATTAGCGCTTAAATCGCCTGACATATCCGGCCGCTCCGAAAAGGGGCGGCCCTTTCTATTTCTAGGAGTCACGTCATGGCCCAGCCCCTGATGCCCCACGCCACCGCTTCATGGCTTGTCGACAATACCGCCTTGAGCTTCACCCAGATCGCCGATTTTTGCGGTCTCCACATTCTTGAAGTCCAGGCCATGGCCGACGATACGGCCACGACCAAGCTGACCGGCCGCGACCCCATTCGCGCGGGCGAACTGACGCATGAGGAAATCGAGAAAGGCCAGGCCGATCCCGATTACGAACTCAAGATGATCAAGGCGCCCGAAGCCGTCACCCGCACCAAGGGCCCGCGCTACACGCCGGTCTCGAAGCGCCAGGACAAGCCCGACGGCATCGCCTGGCTGATCAAGAACCACCCTGAACTGTCCGATGGCCAGATCGGCAAGCTGATCGGCACCACCCGCACCACCATCGGCGCGATCAAGGATCGCACCCACTGGAACATGGCCAATATCCAGCCCAAGGATCCGGTCACGCTCGGCCTCACCACCCAGCGCGAGCTGGACGCTGCGGTCGCCAAGGCGGCCAAGAAGGCCGGCACCGATGCGGTCAAGCCGGATGCCACGATCGAACATGATCGCGAAGCGCTGATCACCCAGCTGCGCCAGGAACGCGAAACCGCGGCCCGCGAAGCTGAAGAAGCGCTGGCCGCCGAAGAAGCCGCCGCCAATGGCGAAGATATCTCGGACGAGATCGTTCCCGGCATCAAGGACCCGTTCAAGCATTGATTAGCGGCGCTACAGGCGTCACAGTCAGTCCATGACCGATCAGCCAGTACATGAGATGGATTTCGAGACGGCGCTGGCCGAGCTCGAATCTATTGTGCGCACCTTGGAAGCGGGCGATGCCCCGCTCGACACGTCCATCGCGCTTTATCAGCGCGCCGATGCCCTGAAAAAGCATTGTGAAACCCGCCTCAAATCGGCGCGCGAGCGGATCGAGAAGATCACGCTCGATGCCGATGGCCAGCCGACCGGCGTCGAAGCCTTCGATGCCGACTGAATCGGTGGCCAGCCTCCCGCCCTTACTGTCCAGCGAAGCGGCGCGGGTTGCCGACAAGGTCGACGGCCTGTTCGGCAAGTTGCTCGCCCCACCGGGCGACCGCCGCGATCGTCTCTATCTGGCCATGGCCCACGCTGCGATTGGCGGCGGCAAACGGATGCGTCCCTTGCTCACCGTGGCCGCCAGCCGCCTGTTCGGCATTGAAGAGGATCGCGCCATTCGCGTTGGCACCGCGATCGAATGCATCCATGTCTATTCGCTGATCCATGACGATCTGCCCTGTATGGACGAT
Coding sequences within it:
- the clpA gene encoding ATP-dependent Clp protease ATP-binding subunit ClpA, whose translation is MAIFAPQLEETLHRAFEEARRRRHEYATLEHLLIALIDDPDAAQVMVACGVDREDLRAAVKTYLDNELGALVNDTATEPTATSGFNRVVQRAILHVQSSGRDEVTGGNMLVALFSERESYAVYFLQQQDMSRLDAVTFISHGVGKGSSAEPGPQSDDDDDRPDEKVEIKAGEKKESALQQFTVNLNKKARDGKIDPLIGRGDEVDRTVQILCRRSKNNPLYVGDPGVGKTAIAEGLARKIIEGDVPEVLNDAVIYALDMGALLAGTRYRGDFEERLKQVVTELEKMPDAILFIDEIHTVIGAGATSGGAMDASNLLKPALSSGAIRCIGSTTYKEFRNHFEKDRALLRRFQKIDVTEPTVDETIQILMGLRSNFEEHHGVRYTPDAIKSAVELSDRYIHDRKLPDKAIDVIDEVGAMQMLKPVSKRRKTINVAEIEAVVATMARIPPKSVSSDDKRVLETLEADLKRVVFGQDIAIEKLASAIKLARAGLREPNKPIGNYLFSGPTGVGKTEVARQLSMILGIELKRFDMSEYMERHSVSRLIGAPPGYVGYDQGGLLTDAIDQNPHCVVLLDEIEKAHPDLFNILLQVMDNGQLTDHHGKTVDFRNVILIMTTNAGASDMARESIGFGTSTREDVQEDAIKKLFTPEFRNRLDAVVPFGYLPPAVVARVVDKFILQLELQLADRDVHIDLDKDAREWLVTKGYDKLYGARPMSRLVQEKIKQPLAEELLFGKLVDGGEVKVHIKDGQPAFEIVPTPPKPKRKPPAKQKAEAKKAAPKKKPAAKKETGKSDS
- a CDS encoding DUF1192 domain-containing protein, translating into MDDEDDFKPGEPIVEIGREDLDPLSLDELDKRVARLRAEIVRVEAHKAGKSSHLSAADALFKKS
- a CDS encoding NAD(P)H-quinone oxidoreductase — translated: MFVPLPDVMRAVAIAEAGGPEMLRIEQRPLPHPGPEEVLIKVAAAGVNRPDILQRMGLYPPPPGASDIPGLEVAGEVVDAGQLARQLTGKRVCALVPGGGYADYCVADMGSCLIVPEVLTSEEAAAMPETLFTVWVNLFERGFAAEGDKVLVHGGTSGIGTMAIKLAGLFGLDIAVTCGSDDKCAAALDHGAQLAINYKDSDFVDAIDRWTGGRGVDVVLDMVGGDYLPRNLACLADDGRHVSIAFQRGKEASVDIMDMMRRRLTLTGSTLRAREQAFKTMVADELRAHVWPYVEGGRLKPVMDQSFALEDAAKAHARMQAGDHVGKIVLVTG
- a CDS encoding Lrp/AsnC family transcriptional regulator → MKLDKTDIAIIRELQADGRQSNLALAEKVNLSPSPCLRRIRQLEEAGVIKGYAAVVDQQKYGLPLTLFVRITLKRHKRDVVDTFEAAIRALPEVIECHLLTGSADYLLRVMAASLQDYERFMREEIHEIPGVSAIDTSFSLMQVKDSRVFRKP
- the megL gene encoding methionine gamma-lyase — translated: MATKFIEALVRAQQDTAMHKAVDHDFSTLAIHAGYDPADEQGALCPPLHLSSTFTTPDAQLLGDRFAGEAQGHIYSRISNPTVALLEERMAVLEGAEAALGTGSGMGAISAALWTLLEPGDEIIADSTLYGCTFALLNHGLAKFGIKVRHVDLSDPQALADVISDKTRIVYFETPANPNMRIVDIAAISAIARAAGAITLVDNTYATPYLTRPIGFGADLVVHSATKYLGGHGDVVAGVVAGSKELIDRIRMEGLKDMTGSVMNPFAAMLVLRGVKTLPLRMNRHSSSAAIIARWLDDHANVAAVHFPGLDSHAGHAIARRQMADFGGMIAFELKGGKQAGLDLIAGLDLIHCAVSLGDAETLIQHPASMTHSTYTSEERALHGISEGLVRLSIGLEAPEDLIADLDKALA
- a CDS encoding DUF1013 domain-containing protein, with the translated sequence MAQPLMPHATASWLVDNTALSFTQIADFCGLHILEVQAMADDTATTKLTGRDPIRAGELTHEEIEKGQADPDYELKMIKAPEAVTRTKGPRYTPVSKRQDKPDGIAWLIKNHPELSDGQIGKLIGTTRTTIGAIKDRTHWNMANIQPKDPVTLGLTTQRELDAAVAKAAKKAGTDAVKPDATIEHDREALITQLRQERETAAREAEEALAAEEAAANGEDISDEIVPGIKDPFKH
- a CDS encoding exodeoxyribonuclease VII small subunit; translated protein: MTDQPVHEMDFETALAELESIVRTLEAGDAPLDTSIALYQRADALKKHCETRLKSARERIEKITLDADGQPTGVEAFDAD